The following coding sequences lie in one Arachis hypogaea cultivar Tifrunner chromosome 9, arahy.Tifrunner.gnm2.J5K5, whole genome shotgun sequence genomic window:
- the LOC112711020 gene encoding ammonium transporter 1 member 2: MASQSCAAALLGGLANVNTTAANFICGQLDAINQKLTDTTYAVDNTYLLFSAYLVFAMQLGFAMLCAGSVRAKNTMNIMLTNVLDAAAGGLSYYLFGYAFAFGGPSNGFIGRHSFGLSDFPSPSADYSFFLYQWAFAIAAAGITSGSIAERTQFVAYLIYSSFLTGFVYPIVSHWFWSSDGWASPTRTNRSLLFGSGVIDFAGSGVVHMVGGVAGLWGALIEGPRIGRFDRSGRSVALRGHSASLVVLGSFMLWFGWYGFNPGSFLTIAKSYGKSSVYYGQWSAIGRTAVTTTLAGCTAALTTLFSKRLLVGHWNVIDVCNGLLAGFAAITSGCSVVEPWAAIVCGFVAAWVLIGLNMLAAKVKFDDPLEATQLHGGCGAWGVLFTGLFATKKYVAEVYGSERPYGLLMGGGGKLLAAQLIEILVVSGWVTATMLPLFYGLQKMNLLRISREDETAGMDLTRHGGFAYAYHDEDDGFAKPAMYMMGRIEPSPEANPL; the protein is encoded by the exons ATGGCCTCTCAGTCTTGCGCAGCCGCTCTCTTAGGCGGTTTGGCCAACGTCAACACAACGGCCGCAAACTTCATCTGCGGCCAGCTGGACGCTATTAACCAGAAGCTCACCGACACCACCTACGCCGTCGACAACACCTACCTCCTCTTCTCTGCGTACCTAGTCTTCGCCATGCAGCTCGGCTTCGCCATGCTCTGCGCCGGCTCCGTCCGCGCCAAAAACACCATGAACATCATGCTTACCAATGTTCTTGACGCAGCCGCCGGCGGCCTCTCCTACTACCTCTTCGGCTATGCCTTTGCCTTCGGGGGCCCCTCCAACGGCTTCATCGGTCGCCACTCCTTCGGTCTCAGCGACTTCCCCTCTCCCTCCGCCGACTACAGCTTCTTTCTCTACCAGTGGGCCTTCGCCATCGCCGCAGCCGGCATAACTAGCGGCTCCATCGCCGAGAGAACGCAGTTCGTCGCTTACCTTATATACTCCTCGTTCCTAACCGGCTTCGTCTACCCTATCGTCTCTCATTGGTTTTGGTCGTCTGATGGGTGGGCCAGCCCGACCAGAACCAATAGAAGCCTCCTCTTTGGATCTGGCGTAATTGATTTTGCCGGATCTGGAGTCGTCCACATGGTCGGCGGAGTTGCCGGCCTATGGGGAGCCTTGATTGAAGGACCACGCATAGGTCGCTTTGACAGAAGTGGCCGTTCGGTGGCCCTTCGAGGCCACAGCGCTTCCCTAGTTGTGCTAGGTTCGTTTATGTTATGGTTCGGTTGGTACGGTTTCAATCCAGGCTCCTTTCTAACCATTGCGAAAAGCTACGGTAAAAGTAGCGTGTATTATGGACAATGGAGCGCGATAGGGAGGACAGCTGTCACTACTACATTGGCTGGTTGCACTGCGGCCCTAACTACTTTGTTCAGTAAACGGTTATTGGTTGGACACTGGAACGTCATCGATGTGTGTAACGGTTTGCTTGCTGGTTTCGCTGCCATAACGTCCGGGTGCTCTGTCGTTGAGCCATGGGCGGCGATTGTGTGCGGCTTTGTTGCGGCGTGGGTACTCATTGGGCTCAACATGTTGGCGGCAAAG GTGAAGTTTGATGATCCATTGGAGGCGACGCAGCTCCACGGAGGGTGTGGTGCATGGGGAGTGCTATTCACGGGGTTATTTGCAACTAAGAAATACGTGGCAGAGGTGTACGGATCGGAGAGGCCTTACGGGCTGTTGATGGGCGGCGGAGGGAAGCTGCTGGCTGCGCAGTTGATCGAAATTCTAGTAGTTAGCGGGTGGGTGACGGCAACGATGCTGCCGCTGTTTTACGGGCTTCAAAAGATGAACCTGTTGAGGATATCGAGGGAAGATGAGACGGCGGGTATGGATTTGACGAGGCACGGTGGGTTTGCTTATGCGTATCATGATGAAGATGATGGGTTTGCAAAGCCCGCCATGTATATGATGGGCAGGATTGAGCCTTCTCCTGAAGCCAATCCACTGTAA